In the Rhododendron vialii isolate Sample 1 chromosome 2a, ASM3025357v1 genome, CACAACTTGACTGATGAATAATccctttttctgaaaaatagTTTGCCATGTTAAATTCCTACCCATTATCAGTCCTAATGATCTTAACCTTTGAAGAGAATTGGGTCTCGACAAGTTGTACAAAGGATTTCAAAAGGGCCTTGTGTTTCTGATTTGCAACGCATCAAATAGACCCATGTACAATGTACAACGAGTGTAGTCATCTACAATGGTTAAGAAATACTGAGCCCCACACAAAGAAGGAGTTCAATAACCACCCCAAATGTCCATGTGCAATAACTCAAAAGGTGAGACAGATGAAAGTACGGGAAGAAAATGGgagtctttttttattttgttaaacgACAGACTAAGCACTCATCAAAATCAGAGGAATCAATATCTGAGATCATGACATTAGTTAAAATTAAGTGAGGAGAAAATTCAATGGACCCAATATGTGTGACAGGTGCTACGGTTCCATTCAGCAATGTGACTGTTCGCCCCTTCACAGGTAGCAACAAGGTCAAATGAGTTGGGAAGCAAACCATATGATCAGTAGCTCCACCGTCAAGGATCCACGGAGTGTGATCAAGAGAGGACGAAAGGCAAAGTGCTTCACTCGAGAGAGTAGATGTGACCAGCATGAATAATAGAGGATGAAGTCCTTTTTGAGTTTGCCATTATCTGATGCTATAAGACAAGGATTGTGAAGTAAAGATCATGTAAGTACGAAGGaaatagaataaaataaaataaaagagaacTTAGCAGAATAATTTGGTAGCCACAAAGATCAAAATCTGGATGGATTTTGGTCTTGAGAATATCACAATCCAGTATTTCCGTCTTCCCGGTGAAATGGCAGTGAGGTTTTCTATGAGGATTAATGTCTATAAACCTCACAAAGGCAATGTTGCCGTTGAGGATGACTTGACAATGTCTAGAAACTCTTCAATGTAGATTCTACTGGACTTGACAAGCAATTCCGGTCACCAAGATCGGTGCCGCTCTGCTACCATGTTAAAAAGTTAGACCTTTTATTGATAACACTCTAAATTGATTTACAAGCTacaacaaatatatatacaagacCAAATCTAAAACGTATTTACAATTTAGGAAAACAAAGGATATCAAGGTCTGATATGAGTCTATGAGGAGTAAATTTAGGGTCACATGGGTCAACTTGGTCTCCTCAAATTATGGGATTGATTGGCTTGATGATGATCTTCAACATAAATCTTGGCCCATGTTTACGAGGCTTGGATTCTACGAGGCTTGGATTCTCTCtctaggtctctctctctctggttaaAACTCTGTTAGTAGATGTGATTTTGCAAACCCTAACAGCTTATCCATCCTTTTTGTTGCTTATTTGAGCTTTTTGTGCTATTTATCAGTTATTGTTTGATTTCTCATTCCTTGTGAAATCAGCTTCTTTTCAATAACTAGGGCATATTTATAACTTACAGTTTGCCTGAATCTAATCATTTGTACTATTGGGCAATAATTTTCTGAAATATTAGTCCCATGTTTGGGATTGAATTGGGGTAGTTGACCTTTCATCTATTGCAAATGATTTCTTCTAACATTTCGTTAATATATGACTTGCTGTAGTTTGATTCCAGAGAAGTATCACTAGTATTTGACCACGCTTGGCGTCCAAGGATTCTGATCACCGGAATACGTACGGTGAGTACTATTGCACGGTGATGTTCTTGATATGTTGTTCTTGGTATCGTTCGTGTAGAAGCGTCACTGTTGTATTTGTGCTTGTGTGAAAAAAGGCATTGATTTGAGCATTTGAGGCTGCGAAATCTTGGCCCTTGTGTTCACTGCATGAAAGAAAGGCAACAtgatagggttttttttttttgtaagtgcTGTATTTTGATAGTAAAGGCAACAGGATTGATTTTCCTTGTGTATCTTTGTAAAACTTGACGGGTCGAATCTAATATGATGATTACTTAATGATTTACCTGGATTAAGAGATGTAAAGTACTTGTTTTTCCCTTCGTTGTTGGCTTTGGTTGTTCCTTTCACAGGCCCGAATGGATTAGGAATCCAAATCCTTGAATTCATGTTTGATGATATTCTTTAACTGCTAATCGATTTGAATCCTTCTAAGCGGACTCAGTTTTGGCTCTGTGACTTGTCAAAATCAGTCACATGATTAGCTGGAGGAGCAAATATCTTTGTCCATGTTAGATATCCAAAGTTATTGGCTTTCTTTGGACTGTTGATCAATGTGAATATAGTAGATCCGTAAGCTATTGGAATAATTTGGAAGTGTAATAGAGTTGCTCACTGGATAGCTTTAGCTTTTCATAGGGGAGTCTTACTAATCTCTGTAATTCcgactttttgagttttggaaGTTAATGAGAAGTTTCGGCTGTtcagtcaaaaaaaattcatgtttacatatatattttttaaaaaacagttgaCAAAACATGTTTTCcgctttcactttttttattaGGAAAAGTAGAAATTGGTTTCAACAAATACTCCGTAGAAAACAGGAAACAGAAAAGTGGCAGTGTTACCAAACAAAGCTAAGGTGTTCGACGACATTCTTGACCAaaaatccagagagagagaaagcaaaaaaGATGGGGAAGAAACGATCAAACAAGAAGCCACCCAATTTCCCTTCTGGATCGATGCCTTCAATGACACTGAGAGAGGAATCTAttgggaagaggaaaactagTGTGAACCCCAAGTCCATGCTCAAACTAGATCACCTTCGAAAACTCGCTGTTTGGGCCAGCGGCGAAGCATCTATACCTTCTTTGGGTGCCTTTTTCGGGCACAGATTGGCTGCTGTTCGTGAGGCGTTGGGGGCACCGCCTGACCTATCGTTGGTTACTTGCCagaggttctctctctctctctctctctctctctctctctctctctctctctctctctctctcattatttttgtatgtatgtatgtatgtatgttacagtatgtatgtgtgtgtagtaTGTGtaggggtgataaacgagccgagcggGTTGTTGTTCAAGCATGGTGTGAAAAATTTAACGAGGTTCAAAATATGTTATGgcttagcttgtttatgagacAAGTCTATCTCAAACAAGTTTTGATCGAGCCAAACTCGCTGATCTCGAGTAGCTTGAATTCTTATACATCATAACTATAAGTCAAACGAGCAGAGTAAGCCGAGTAGTAGCTAGTTTGTTAAGCAATAAGAATATACGTTCTgagttgttgtttttttttttttgtggacaAGCTTTTAACAAGCCACGAGCTCAAACTTGGGTGGCTTGGATCGTTTAGCAGCCCTGCTGCATGTGTTATCGGCTACAATATGCATGCTAGTACGCTTGCATTGCTCTGTGATTGCCTGTTGGCAATTTTAAAGGTTTGATAAACGAGCCTAACGGGCCAAACGTTCATTTTCTTTGCTGCCTTCTTATTCCAGTTTCTATTCTCTTTCCCCTCAagggaggaaaaagaagaaaatgggacCAAGAAGTGCAGGAAAAAACCCCCCGATACAATGAACATTCTAATGAAGCTTGGATTGGGGAATAAAGTTTGAATCTTAAACTTCTTAactctttttttggtaattaaaccATCTAttgagcaaacaaacaaaaatcagAGGGCAAACCCTTACAACCAGAACGAAGCAGGGAAAAAGACCTGCTGAATCAACTGCAGGGGAAAGCCCTGGAAAAGAGAAAATCACACCTAGCTAGGGAGCAAAAACACAATGAGAAACCCTCCAAACACTGGTTTGCTTTATGGTTCTCAGACAAATAGTTGGGTAGCGCTCCAACATGCCTTGCTTTATGGTTCTTTGTTTGAACATTTTTGCATGGCGAATACCATTTGCAGAACTTTGTAATCTGCTGCAACTAGTTGATATGAAGATTCTGCAATTGAGAAGGACAGTTTTGCATACAGTGTCTACCATACTTAGgctgcatcttcttcttctttcttcgccttcttcttcttttcttttctttgcctTCTTTGCTCGATTCCTCTTAGTTGCATCTGTTTACCTTTTTGTGCCGTCTACATATCTTTTCACCTCTGTACATCCTTGGGAAGTGCTGTGTGGGCTCAAATATGAGACTATTTGGTAAGTAAGATGACCAGTCATGGTATCCTAATGGCCAGTTCTGAACCTGATCGTGTTGCAAATTGGCGAGGACTTTAGATCACTCATGTAGGCCCTTCTCCTCAGTTGAACATGGCATATTGTGGTTATGAAGGACTTCCAACCAGTTTTTGTGAAATCTGATCAGAAACAAGTTTTGGATTGGCACTAATGATTTGGAAATATGCTGATGTTTGTCTATAAAATCTCATTTCACAATAGCAATGGAAGGCATAATTTGAATATCTCAGTTCTACCTCCTTTTTTCCCTAACCAGAGTTTATATTAGTCAACAGAGAGTTGTACATGGGAGAGTTTCTCTAGACTAGAGCAGATGTATAATAATTCTTGTGTCATTTTGCAGGTGCGAATCCATTCTTCAGCCTGGATACAATTGTACCATTCGAATTGAAAAGAATAGAGCAAAAGCAAGGCGTAGTAGACACAAAAGGCCAAATATTTCCACCCAAAACAATGTCGTATACTCATGCCACTTCTGCTCGCATCGAAACCTGAAGAGAGGGACTCCTCGAGGCCATACGAAAGAGATATGTCCTCCAAAGGCCAAACCACCCATGAAATCGAAATCTTCACGCTCAATCGTCCTAAAGTCTGTCAACTCAGAGAAACCTGCAATGAGCAACCCTGAGGTTAAAAGGACAGATGAGATTGCCTTGCCAACAATGACCACAGAGGATCTTGTGACAGAGACTCCAGCAACACCTTCGGTCAGCACTTGTACAACTTTGTTGGAGgcaaagagaaggaaaaggaaTAGATCTACGTCTAAGAAAGCAGCTGAACCAGAAAGTAATTCTGCTGCATTAGATG is a window encoding:
- the LOC131315652 gene encoding uncharacterized protein LOC131315652, with the translated sequence MGKKRSNKKPPNFPSGSMPSMTLREESIGKRKTSVNPKSMLKLDHLRKLAVWASGEASIPSLGAFFGHRLAAVREALGAPPDLSLVTCQRCESILQPGYNCTIRIEKNRAKARRSRHKRPNISTQNNVVYSCHFCSHRNLKRGTPRGHTKEICPPKAKPPMKSKSSRSIVLKSVNSEKPAMSNPEVKRTDEIALPTMTTEDLVTETPATPSVSTCTTLLEAKRRKRNRSTSKKAAEPESNSAALDAEKSVGTSNKRKKKPWTSLKEIAEHSERGNNRSLTHLAIPFLI